In one Meiothermus sp. Pnk-1 genomic region, the following are encoded:
- a CDS encoding metal-sensitive transcriptional regulator — protein sequence MTPTADKQKILNRLRRLEGQVRGLSKMVEEDRPCTEILTLLAGIRGALDGIGDLVLENFLEECRSRGQQDPKTVLEAVRLLR from the coding sequence ATGACCCCAACTGCGGACAAACAGAAGATTTTGAACCGCTTGCGCCGTCTGGAGGGTCAAGTACGGGGGCTTAGCAAGATGGTCGAGGAGGATCGCCCCTGCACCGAGATCCTCACCTTGCTGGCAGGAATTCGCGGCGCACTGGACGGGATCGGCGATCTGGTGCTGGAAAACTTCCTGGAAGAGTGCCGCTCGCGCGGGCAGCAAGACCCCAAGACGGTCCTCGAGGCCGTGCGGCTCCTGCGCTGA